A genomic segment from Triticum dicoccoides isolate Atlit2015 ecotype Zavitan chromosome 1A, WEW_v2.0, whole genome shotgun sequence encodes:
- the LOC119358192 gene encoding fatty acyl-CoA reductase 2, chloroplastic-like, whose protein sequence is MLNLYYTVADKCVGFPARKGGRAHNRSAAALPVRKRRLGSDASASCMKKHLSSYGESRPSYAVTMDRKNPIAGSAPSNEPDGIGIIEFLGGKNFLITGGTGFLAKVIIEKILRTTPDVGKIYVLIKAKDSKAALKRLQNEIVGTELFKCLEQLHGKDYRHFLARKLVTVVGNVREANMGIAPELADEIAKTVDIIINSAANTTFDERYDIAMDVNTMGPFRLMSFARRFSKLKLFLHVSTAYVNGRRQGVVLEKPFSLGDTITKELGYSDSSGLQNTVLDIEAEIKLAFCSRHNSNDAASFSQEMKDLGIERAKLHGWQDTYVFTKAMGEMVLDSMRGEIPVVTIRPSIIEGTCSEPIPGWIEGIRMLDPIMLYYAKGRLSGFPADGDGVVDVVPADMVANATLAAVAKHAQAIGAAQEMHIYHVGSSTANPLIWRSMFTFFFQHFTRYPFNLASGQPIKVAPMRLFGSMLQFNTNLERDMLLWGAGETLSPRARMLFSKYAEKIIHLARMYQPYGFYGCRFDNANTEALFTEMSVEEKAQFHFDVRSIEWKDYLTNVHIPGFLKHVMKGRGGSSIVGNK, encoded by the exons ATGTTAAACCTTTACTATACTGTTGCTGACAAATGTGTAGGCTTTCCTGCTAGGAAGGGAGGTCGTGCCCACAATAGAAGCGCTGCTGCACTGCCAGTGAGGAAACGGCGTCTTGGCAGTGATGCATCGGCGAGCTGCATGAAGAAGCACTTGAGCAGTTATGGTGAGTCACGGCCTTCGTACGCTGTGACAATGGATCGCAAGAATCCCATAGCCGGTTCAGCGCCATCAAATGAACCAGATGGTATCGGGATCATAGAGTTCCTTGGGGGCAAGAACTTTCTCATCACTGGTGGGACTGGATTTCTAGCAAAAG TTATTATTGAGAAAATCTTGAGGACAACTCCTGATGTCGGCAAGATATATGTGTTGATAAAGGCGAAGGACAGCAAGGCAGCACTGAAAAGGTTGCAAAACGAG ATAGTTGGCACAGAACTTTTCAAATGCTTAGAGCAACTCCATGGGAAAGACTACCGCCATTTTTTAGCAAGAAAACTGGTTACTGTAGTAGGCAACGTGAGAGAAGCCAACATGGGCATTGCGCCTGAGCTAGCTGATGAGATTGCAAAAACAGTGGACATCATCATCAACAGTGCAGCGAATACGACATTCGATGAGAG GTACGATATTGCTATGGACGTCAACACCATGGGACCATTCCGGTTAATGAGTTTTGCGCGTAGATTTTCAAAGCTGAAGCTATTCTTGCATGTATCAACAG CATATGTGAACGGGAGGAGGCAAGGCGTGGTGCTAGAGAAGCCATTTAGCTTGGGAGACACCATCACGAAGGAATTAGGTTACTCAGATTCTTCAGGACTTCAGAACACTGTGCTTGATATAGAGGCAGAGATCAAGCTTGCTTTTTGCTCCAGACATAACTCGAACGACGCAGCATCTTTCTCTCAAGAAATGAAGGATTTAGGCATTGAGAG GGCAAAACTCCATGGCTGGCAGGACACCTACGTTTTCACCAAGGCCATGGGGGAGATGGTCCTCGACAGCATGCGAGGAGAGATACCAGTGGTGACGATAAGGCCAAGCATTATCGAAGGCACTTGTAGCGAGCCCATCCCAGGTTGGATAGAGGGAATCAG GATGCTTGATCCGATTATGCTGTACTACGCTAAAGGCCGGCTGAGCGGCTTCCCTGCCGACGGTGACGGTGTCGTTGACGTG GTTCCGGCGGACATGGTGGCGAACGCGACCCTGGCAGCGGTGGCAAAGCACGCCCAGGCCATAGGGGCGGCACAGGAGATGCACATCTACCATGTGGGATCATCGACGGCGAACCCGCTGATTTGGCGCAGCATGTTCACCTTCTTTTTCCAGCACTTCACGAGGTACCCCTTCAACCTGGCGTCGGGACAGCCAATCAAGGTGGCGCCGATGAGGCTCTTCGGCAGCATGCTGCAGTTCAACACCAACTTGGAGAGGGACATGCTGCTCTGGGGCGCCGGCGAGACGCTCTCGCCTCGGGCGCGGATGCTTTTCAGCAAGTACGCCGAGAAGATCATCCACCTCGCCCGCATGTACCAACCCTACGGCTTCTATGGTTGCAG GTTTGACAACGCCAACACCGAGGCGCTCTTCACAGAGATGTCGGTGGAGGAGAAGGCGCAGTTCCACTTCGACGTCCGGAGCATCGAGTGGAAAGATTACCTCACCAACGTGCACATCCCGGGGTTCCTGAAGCACGTCATGAAGGGGAGGGGCGGTTCCTCCATTGTTGGAAATAAATAA